In the Staphylococcus condimenti genome, one interval contains:
- the mgtE gene encoding magnesium transporter, producing the protein MDEKEVYNKALLDHLLLNNDIDKFREEFLSMHTYEQSEYFEDSDNEIHQKMYHLLSPKEVADFFDQLEIDDDEYEEIFDQMKVNYAANILEDMSYDNAVDIMNHLSKRKIATLLAIMDKNDAKEIKALMHYEEDTAGGIMTTEYISLKTTTPVKEGLLLVKEQAPEAETIYVIFAVNDDKQLVGVLSLRDLIVAENDDYIEDIMSERVVSVNVADDQEDVAQTMRDYDFIALPVVDYQDHLLGIITIDDILDVMDEEALEDYSGLAGVSDIDSTDDSIVKTASKRLPWLLILTFLGMITATILGSFEDTLEKVALLAAFIPIISGMSGNSGTQSLAVSVRNISTGEIENQSKFKITLREAGAGFLSGLVCAIVLFTIIMILYRTPLLGLIVGGSLTIAMTVGTIMGSIIPLIMNKLKIDPAVASGPFITTINDIVSMLIYFGLATSFMSYLT; encoded by the coding sequence ATGGATGAAAAAGAAGTATATAATAAGGCTTTATTAGATCATTTATTGTTAAATAATGATATCGATAAATTCCGTGAAGAGTTCTTATCGATGCATACTTATGAACAAAGTGAATACTTCGAAGATAGCGACAATGAAATTCACCAAAAAATGTATCATTTATTGTCTCCTAAAGAAGTAGCAGATTTCTTTGATCAATTAGAAATAGACGATGATGAATATGAAGAAATCTTTGACCAAATGAAAGTAAATTATGCCGCAAATATCTTAGAAGATATGTCTTACGATAACGCAGTAGATATTATGAACCATTTATCTAAGCGTAAGATTGCAACTTTGCTTGCAATAATGGATAAAAATGATGCTAAAGAAATTAAAGCTTTAATGCATTATGAAGAAGACACTGCCGGCGGTATCATGACAACGGAGTATATTTCATTAAAAACAACTACGCCGGTTAAAGAAGGGCTGTTGTTAGTAAAAGAACAAGCGCCTGAAGCAGAGACGATTTATGTTATTTTTGCTGTGAACGACGATAAACAATTAGTAGGCGTGCTTTCATTGCGAGATTTAATCGTTGCTGAAAATGATGATTATATCGAAGATATCATGAGTGAACGTGTTGTCAGCGTAAATGTAGCTGATGACCAAGAAGATGTCGCGCAAACAATGCGTGATTATGACTTCATTGCATTGCCGGTAGTGGATTATCAAGACCATTTACTGGGTATTATCACAATTGATGATATCTTAGACGTTATGGATGAAGAAGCATTAGAAGACTACTCTGGTTTAGCCGGTGTTTCTGATATCGATTCAACGGATGATTCTATTGTTAAAACTGCCTCTAAGCGTCTTCCTTGGTTGCTCATCCTAACGTTTTTAGGTATGATAACTGCAACCATCTTAGGTTCATTTGAAGATACATTAGAAAAAGTAGCTTTACTTGCAGCATTTATTCCAATTATCAGCGGAATGTCTGGGAATTCAGGAACACAATCACTTGCTGTTTCAGTACGTAATATTTCAACTGGTGAAATAGAAAACCAAAGCAAATTTAAAATAACATTACGTGAAGCAGGTGCAGGTTTCTTGTCTGGATTAGTCTGTGCTATCGTGTTATTTACAATTATTATGATACTTTACCGCACACCGCTCCTCGGTCTAATTGTCGGCGGCAGCTTGACAATCGCCATGACAGTCGGTACGATTATGGGCTCGATCATCCCACTGATAATGAATAAATTAAAAATTGATCCGGCAGTTGCCAGCGGTCCTTTTATTACTACAATTAATGACATTGTAAGTATGTTAATTTATTTTGGTTTAGCAACATCATTTATGTCATATCTCACATAA
- a CDS encoding RluA family pseudouridine synthase, translating to MEFKYKILSSVVLKNFLQQNQYSKKMISAIKRDGALIVNEVPVTVRKILEIGDILVVKLPDEQASENLLPDFQPLDVLFEDQYFIAVSKGKKQNCAPSREHPHGSLIEQVMGYLKAQTADTNVQPIPHIVTRLDRDTSGIVLFAKHGHLHHRIASTEMKKIYHCICKGKLEAPSKIIAPITRAGDSIIERKVDRFGKYAATSYKPVNISEQYTLCEVQLHTGRTHQIRVHFQYINHPLIGDGLYGGLHDFADGQALACCSLSFKHPITHAQIEVRDDAKRKELDNLFQQLCKKIEM from the coding sequence ATGGAATTTAAATATAAAATATTATCGTCGGTAGTATTAAAAAACTTTTTACAACAAAATCAATATTCCAAGAAAATGATAAGTGCCATTAAACGTGATGGCGCTTTAATTGTGAACGAAGTACCTGTTACGGTCAGAAAAATATTGGAAATTGGAGATATTTTAGTAGTGAAATTGCCAGATGAACAAGCTAGTGAGAACCTATTGCCTGATTTTCAGCCGCTTGATGTTCTCTTTGAAGATCAGTATTTTATAGCTGTTTCAAAAGGCAAAAAACAAAATTGCGCTCCTTCTCGTGAACACCCTCATGGCAGTTTAATTGAGCAAGTTATGGGATATCTGAAAGCTCAAACTGCTGATACAAATGTTCAACCTATACCACATATTGTTACGCGTTTAGATCGTGATACAAGCGGTATTGTTTTGTTCGCGAAACATGGGCATCTTCATCATAGAATAGCTTCAACTGAGATGAAGAAAATTTATCATTGCATTTGCAAAGGAAAGTTAGAAGCACCTAGTAAGATAATTGCTCCCATCACTAGAGCTGGAGACAGCATCATTGAGCGTAAAGTAGATCGATTTGGAAAATATGCAGCAACAAGTTACAAACCTGTTAATATTTCGGAGCAATATACATTATGCGAGGTACAGCTGCATACAGGAAGAACACACCAAATACGCGTTCATTTCCAATATATTAATCATCCCCTTATAGGAGACGGTTTATATGGCGGATTACATGATTTTGCAGATGGACAAGCGTTAGCGTGTTGTTCTTTAAGTTTTAAGCATCCAATCACTCACGCACAAATCGAGGTAAGAGATGATGCGAAAAGGAAAGAATTAGATAATCTTTTCCAACAACTTTGTAAAAAAATTGAGATGTGA
- a CDS encoding NAD kinase translates to MRYNIVSKGDHKSNSIKENMEAQMQDTKMIKDTETPEIVISVGGDGTLLEAFHKYSYRLSETAFVGVHTGHLGFYADWLPHESDKLIREINDGDYEVIKYPLIDITVHYNDEKNPSHHIALNEATMKTEDNTTLVADVSLRGKHFERFRGDGLCISTPSGSTAYNKALGGALIHPSLRAIQLTEIASINNRVFRTVGSPLVLPAHHYCLITPVDQKTIMTSIDHVTTKHHNVKSIEYKVSEEEIRFARFRPFPFWKRVHDSFISDGRDE, encoded by the coding sequence ATGCGATATAATATTGTGTCAAAGGGAGATCATAAATCCAACAGCATCAAAGAAAATATGGAAGCACAAATGCAAGATACAAAGATGATAAAAGATACTGAAACGCCTGAAATTGTCATTTCAGTCGGTGGGGATGGAACACTTTTAGAAGCTTTTCATAAATATAGCTATAGATTATCGGAAACAGCATTTGTTGGGGTACATACAGGACATTTAGGTTTCTATGCTGATTGGCTACCGCATGAATCAGATAAGTTGATAAGAGAAATTAATGATGGAGATTATGAAGTAATTAAATATCCTTTAATTGATATCACAGTCCATTATAATGATGAAAAAAATCCGTCACATCATATTGCGTTGAATGAAGCGACCATGAAAACTGAGGACAATACTACATTAGTTGCAGATGTTAGTTTGAGAGGAAAACACTTCGAACGTTTTAGAGGAGATGGCTTATGTATCTCAACACCTTCAGGATCTACAGCCTATAATAAAGCGCTTGGTGGAGCTTTAATCCACCCATCATTACGTGCAATTCAATTAACAGAAATTGCATCTATCAACAACCGTGTATTCCGAACAGTAGGTTCGCCATTAGTATTGCCGGCACATCATTATTGCCTAATTACACCTGTAGATCAAAAGACAATTATGACTTCAATCGATCATGTTACAACAAAACACCATAATGTGAAGAGTATTGAATATAAAGTGTCTGAAGAAGAAATTCGTTTTGCACGTTTTAGACCGTTCCCGTTCTGGAAACGAGTACATGATTCGTTCATTTCTGATGGACGCGATGAGTAA
- a CDS encoding GTP pyrophosphokinase, translating to MNQWDRFLTPYRQAVDELKIKLKGLRKIYDLEQDASPIEFVTGRVKPLTSIIEKATERGIPFDRLHEEMYDIAGLRIMCQFVDDIEIVVNLLRQRKDFKVVEERDYINNTKESGYRSYHVIIEYPIETLEGQSKILAEIQIRTLAMNFWATIEHTLRYKYDGDYPPEIQKRLENAAEAAFSLDEEMSEIKDEIQEAQRYYSKKRAKKHNQE from the coding sequence ATGAATCAATGGGACCGATTTTTAACCCCTTATAGACAAGCAGTTGATGAATTAAAGATAAAGTTGAAAGGTTTGCGCAAAATATATGACTTAGAACAAGATGCGTCGCCAATTGAATTTGTGACCGGTCGTGTTAAACCTTTAACAAGCATTATTGAAAAGGCTACAGAACGAGGAATTCCGTTTGATCGCCTGCATGAAGAAATGTACGATATTGCAGGGTTGCGTATTATGTGCCAATTCGTTGATGACATAGAAATTGTTGTAAATTTATTACGCCAAAGAAAAGATTTTAAAGTGGTAGAAGAAAGAGATTATATTAATAATACAAAAGAGAGCGGTTATCGTTCATATCATGTTATTATTGAATATCCGATTGAAACATTGGAAGGCCAAAGCAAAATCTTAGCTGAAATACAAATACGTACATTAGCGATGAATTTCTGGGCTACAATTGAGCACACTTTACGCTATAAATATGATGGCGATTACCCTCCAGAAATTCAGAAACGTTTAGAAAATGCAGCTGAAGCCGCTTTTTCTTTAGATGAAGAAATGTCTGAAATAAAAGATGAAATTCAAGAAGCGCAGCGATACTATTCAAAAAAAAGGGCGAAAAAACATAATCAAGAGTGA
- a CDS encoding CYTH domain-containing protein, translated as MAINQEIEYKQLLSENQYNEIKSAFFNGQNAFTQTNYYIDTPNFELAEHLMALRIRQIDNNYEMTLKVPAKVGLTEYNHETEIVPEEGLHIQPEQLPDDIYSVLQKNNINFEQLNILGNLTTHRIETEIKEGLLVLDHSEYLGTEDYELEFEVDNPEIGLKKFQEILKEFNIKSEIPKNKVARFFEVKSK; from the coding sequence ATGGCGATTAATCAAGAAATTGAATACAAACAACTCTTATCTGAAAACCAATACAATGAAATAAAAAGTGCCTTTTTCAATGGGCAAAATGCTTTCACACAAACTAACTATTATATTGATACACCTAATTTTGAATTAGCAGAACATTTAATGGCTTTGCGTATTCGTCAAATTGATAATAATTATGAAATGACATTGAAAGTGCCTGCCAAAGTTGGCTTGACCGAATACAATCATGAAACTGAAATTGTGCCAGAAGAAGGACTACATATTCAACCTGAACAATTACCAGATGATATTTATTCAGTTTTGCAAAAAAACAACATTAATTTTGAACAACTCAATATATTAGGTAATCTTACGACACACCGTATCGAAACTGAAATTAAAGAAGGATTGCTGGTTTTAGACCACAGTGAATATTTAGGAACTGAAGATTATGAATTAGAATTCGAAGTTGATAACCCTGAAATTGGTTTAAAAAAGTTTCAAGAGATTTTAAAAGAATTCAATATTAAATCAGAAATTCCAAAAAATAAAGTTGCACGATTTTTCGAAGTTAAAAGTAAATAA
- the yjbH gene encoding protease adaptor protein YjbH, giving the protein MSEELKLICNNRQDETNLSPVSKIEIYSFFDPFDEDCFKLSAILSKLRVEYKQYIRIRHILNPSLRILTKCQAQSSSENDNIALAYKAAELQGRSRAERFIHLMQNEIIPKRDIITEQMIKEAAKNAGLDYEVFKEDLKSGKLKESLKVDLHIAREMEIDQAPSLVFFNEDVTEEGLKVEGLYPYHIYTYIINELMGTPIEKELPPKLETYIKEQQFVTFEELLTIYEWPEKMLLKELKKLALQQKIEKLSNPEGDFWKAK; this is encoded by the coding sequence ATGTCTGAAGAATTGAAATTAATATGTAACAATAGACAAGATGAAACCAACCTTTCACCTGTGAGTAAAATTGAAATTTATTCTTTCTTCGATCCTTTTGATGAAGATTGCTTCAAACTTTCAGCAATCTTGTCAAAATTAAGAGTTGAATATAAACAATATATCCGTATTCGTCATATTTTAAACCCATCATTGAGAATTTTGACGAAGTGTCAAGCACAAAGCAGCTCTGAAAATGATAATATCGCGTTGGCATACAAAGCAGCAGAGTTACAAGGTCGTTCTCGCGCGGAACGTTTCATCCATTTGATGCAAAATGAAATAATACCTAAGCGAGATATTATTACAGAACAAATGATAAAGGAAGCTGCTAAAAATGCAGGTTTAGATTATGAAGTTTTCAAGGAAGACTTAAAGAGCGGAAAACTTAAAGAAAGCTTGAAAGTTGATTTACACATTGCACGGGAAATGGAAATAGATCAAGCCCCTTCCCTTGTTTTCTTCAATGAAGATGTTACTGAAGAAGGGTTAAAAGTTGAAGGTTTATATCCTTATCATATTTATACTTATATTATTAATGAATTGATGGGTACACCTATCGAAAAAGAATTACCACCTAAGCTCGAGACTTATATAAAAGAACAACAATTTGTTACATTTGAAGAATTATTAACGATATATGAATGGCCAGAAAAGATGTTATTGAAAGAGTTGAAGAAATTAGCTCTGCAACAAAAAATAGAAAAACTTAGCAATCCTGAAGGAGACTTCTGGAAAGCAAAATAA
- a CDS encoding C47 family peptidase — translation MIGGIIFNNTKSLLKSFTIILFSLIMALSGLLTFSTPNQAQAASKASLKVKVSNTEVPANAEQQAESQFSSYAQALSQIDKSGTNGEYKLGKPFKIYKFNGQEDGNYYFPVLQGEHIKYVLTVTPKNENDVNADKNSANYSVRISKFIADSLNQYRQANTPITIFTNKDGYFAEHNHKIEMIKQTKLADDKTAPSTPAAPKMQMNKTVDASQPISQQRSVATKYVNTLPHFQIRETQGNNGWCAGFTMAALLNATKNTNQYRAQDIMRTIHPGLSGQRFQFTGLTPDEMIQYGRSQGKNPTYYNSMPSYDMVDQYTSDNKGIAILSERVESTNGLHGRHAMAVVGNAVLANNQKVIVFWNPWDSDVSLQPVDSNIIPVSDGSHFRWFASIPGY, via the coding sequence ATGATTGGAGGAATTATTTTTAATAACACCAAGTCTCTTTTAAAAAGCTTTACTATTATTTTATTCTCATTGATTATGGCACTGAGCGGATTACTTACTTTTTCAACACCAAACCAAGCACAAGCTGCAAGCAAAGCATCTCTAAAAGTAAAAGTCAGCAATACTGAAGTTCCTGCGAATGCTGAACAACAAGCTGAATCACAATTCTCCAGCTACGCGCAAGCACTATCTCAAATTGACAAATCAGGTACAAATGGAGAATATAAATTAGGTAAACCGTTTAAAATTTATAAATTTAATGGACAAGAAGACGGCAACTATTACTTCCCTGTATTACAAGGTGAACATATTAAATATGTATTGACTGTCACTCCTAAAAATGAAAATGATGTCAATGCAGATAAAAATAGTGCAAATTACAGTGTGCGTATTTCTAAATTTATCGCAGACTCATTAAACCAATATCGTCAGGCAAATACACCAATCACTATATTTACAAATAAAGATGGTTACTTTGCAGAACACAATCATAAAATTGAAATGATTAAGCAAACAAAATTAGCTGATGATAAAACTGCACCAAGTACACCGGCTGCCCCTAAAATGCAAATGAATAAAACAGTAGATGCTTCACAACCAATTTCTCAACAAAGAAGTGTCGCTACAAAATATGTCAACACATTACCTCACTTCCAAATTCGTGAAACTCAAGGCAATAATGGCTGGTGCGCAGGATTCACGATGGCCGCATTATTAAATGCTACTAAAAACACTAACCAATATAGAGCACAAGATATTATGAGAACGATCCATCCTGGTTTATCAGGACAACGATTCCAATTTACAGGTCTAACACCTGATGAAATGATTCAATATGGTCGTTCACAAGGCAAAAACCCAACTTATTATAACAGTATGCCAAGTTATGATATGGTAGACCAATATACATCAGATAATAAGGGTATAGCTATACTAAGCGAAAGAGTAGAGTCAACTAATGGATTACATGGCCGTCATGCAATGGCTGTAGTAGGAAATGCTGTACTCGCAAACAATCAAAAAGTAATTGTATTTTGGAACCCATGGGATAGTGATGTATCATTACAACCAGTAGATAGTAACATCATTCCAGTTTCAGACGGTTCTCACTTTAGATGGTTTGCATCTATCCCTGGTTACTAA
- a CDS encoding cysteine protease inhibitor staphostatin B, whose product MEKINFNVKYLESLSKAAEELLNHFKGEWISQDDSLSVNIRILYAAPSDLEDIYDIKTISTTDNELNLSQTSSQDFVVCLKKKDLQHIIYEVMNIEGIGSSKPYLLEKG is encoded by the coding sequence ATGGAAAAAATAAACTTTAATGTGAAATATCTCGAATCTTTATCAAAAGCAGCAGAAGAATTATTGAATCACTTTAAAGGCGAATGGATCAGCCAAGATGATTCGCTTTCAGTTAATATACGTATACTTTATGCAGCACCTAGCGACTTAGAAGATATTTATGATATCAAAACAATAAGCACTACGGATAACGAATTAAATCTGTCACAAACTTCATCTCAAGATTTTGTAGTTTGTTTAAAAAAGAAGGATTTACAACATATCATTTATGAAGTTATGAATATTGAAGGTATCGGAAGTTCTAAGCCTTATTTATTAGAAAAAGGATAA
- the pepF gene encoding oligoendopeptidase F, with protein MGQQLTREQQEQKHPEYTWDLTTIFESDEAFEKAFKDVEGYLGAEEKYKGHLADSAETLYDALALEDKIETELEKVYVYAHLKQDQDTGNDKYTGYEARAHQLAIKLSSSWSFLVPEILQIDEDKIQSFIEENEDLERYAFDLKLINEQRPHILSADKEKLLTEAQDALSTPSNVYGMFSNADLEFEDAVDKDGNKHPLTQGTFIKYLESDDRELRRSAFRNLYKAYGAYNNTLAATLTGEVKKHVFNARTHNYKTAREQALSNNHIPEEVYDNLVKTVHKYLPLLHRYTALRKEVLGLDDMKMYDLYTPLVKDIKFEMPYDEAVEWMLKALEPMGDEYLEVVKEGLNNRWVDVYENKGKRSGGYSSGAHLTNPFILLNWSDTVSDLFTLIHEFGHSAHSYFSRKNQPSNHSDYSIFVAEVASTTNEALLSDYMEKHLDDERRLLLLNQELERFRATLFRQTMFAEFEHKIHQIEEAGEPLTANRMNEEYAKLNREYFGDIVDTDEDISKEWSRIPHFYMNYYVYQYATGYSAAQSLSYQILNEGEPAVKRYINEFLKKGSSNYPIEILKNAGVDMKSPEPIEQACQTFERKLDEFEKLIKA; from the coding sequence ATGGGTCAACAATTGACAAGAGAACAACAAGAACAAAAACATCCTGAGTACACTTGGGATTTAACAACTATTTTTGAGAGTGATGAAGCGTTCGAGAAAGCTTTCAAAGATGTTGAAGGCTATTTAGGTGCTGAAGAAAAATATAAAGGCCATTTAGCTGATAGTGCAGAAACATTATATGATGCACTTGCATTAGAAGATAAAATCGAAACAGAATTAGAGAAAGTTTATGTATATGCTCATCTTAAACAAGACCAAGATACAGGCAACGACAAATATACAGGGTATGAAGCTCGTGCCCACCAATTAGCAATTAAATTAAGTTCTAGCTGGAGTTTCCTTGTGCCAGAAATTCTACAAATCGATGAAGATAAAATCCAATCATTCATTGAGGAAAATGAAGATTTAGAACGTTATGCTTTTGATTTGAAATTAATCAATGAACAACGTCCACATATTTTAAGTGCGGATAAAGAAAAATTATTAACAGAAGCACAAGATGCATTATCTACGCCAAGCAATGTTTATGGCATGTTCAGTAATGCGGATTTAGAATTTGAAGATGCAGTGGATAAAGATGGAAATAAACATCCGCTTACTCAAGGTACATTTATTAAATATCTTGAATCTGATGATCGTGAATTACGCCGTTCTGCATTCCGTAACTTATACAAAGCATATGGTGCATATAATAATACTTTAGCTGCTACGTTAACAGGCGAAGTGAAAAAACATGTATTCAATGCACGTACACACAATTATAAAACTGCACGTGAACAAGCGTTAAGCAACAACCATATTCCTGAAGAAGTATATGATAACTTAGTTAAAACAGTTCATAAATATCTTCCTTTACTTCATCGCTATACTGCTTTGCGTAAAGAAGTATTAGGTTTAGATGATATGAAAATGTATGACTTATATACACCGCTAGTAAAAGATATTAAATTTGAAATGCCTTATGATGAAGCGGTAGAGTGGATGTTAAAAGCGTTAGAACCAATGGGTGATGAATACTTAGAAGTGGTTAAAGAAGGGCTGAACAATCGCTGGGTAGATGTTTATGAAAATAAAGGTAAACGTTCAGGCGGTTATTCATCTGGAGCTCATTTGACTAATCCATTCATCTTATTAAATTGGTCAGACACTGTATCTGATTTATTCACGTTAATTCATGAATTTGGTCATTCTGCTCACAGTTATTTCAGCAGAAAAAATCAACCATCTAATCATAGTGATTATTCTATCTTTGTTGCAGAAGTAGCTTCTACTACAAACGAAGCATTACTAAGTGATTATATGGAAAAACATTTAGATGATGAACGCCGTTTATTATTATTGAACCAAGAATTAGAACGTTTCCGTGCTACTTTATTCCGCCAAACAATGTTTGCAGAATTCGAACATAAAATTCATCAAATCGAAGAAGCAGGAGAACCATTGACTGCTAATAGAATGAATGAAGAATATGCGAAACTTAATCGAGAATACTTTGGCGATATTGTAGATACTGATGAAGATATCAGTAAAGAGTGGTCACGTATTCCTCATTTCTATATGAATTACTATGTATATCAATATGCTACAGGTTATAGTGCAGCACAAAGTTTAAGTTATCAAATCTTAAATGAAGGGGAACCTGCAGTTAAACGTTATATTAATGAATTCTTGAAAAAAGGCAGCTCAAATTATCCAATTGAAATTCTTAAAAATGCAGGTGTAGATATGAAATCACCTGAACCAATTGAACAAGCGTGTCAAACTTTTGAAAGAAAATTAGACGAATTTGAAAAATTAATCAAAGCTTAA
- the mecA gene encoding adaptor protein MecA yields MRIERVDDTTVKLFITYGDIESRGFKREDLWTNRQRGEEFFWSMMEEINEEEDFVVEGPLWIQVHAFEKGVEVVISKSKNEEMMNMADDNMNNEFDRQLNELLEQSFEDDNEESAQANQQQRKSHTSDHSKRARHTNGRLVIVKFEDLESVIDYAHHSNQPTDDFEDLLYMLNNEYYYAIHFDDNVGEEVINDFYSQLLEFTQPSDRSEVYLNDYAKIIMSHNVTAQVRRFFTDTEEI; encoded by the coding sequence ATGAGAATAGAGCGCGTAGATGACACAACAGTTAAACTTTTCATAACGTATGGTGATATTGAATCAAGAGGCTTCAAAAGAGAAGATTTATGGACAAACCGTCAACGTGGAGAAGAATTCTTCTGGTCAATGATGGAAGAAATCAATGAAGAAGAAGACTTTGTAGTTGAAGGGCCATTATGGATTCAAGTTCATGCTTTTGAAAAAGGCGTGGAAGTTGTCATTTCTAAATCAAAAAATGAAGAAATGATGAATATGGCTGATGACAATATGAATAATGAATTCGATCGACAATTAAATGAATTACTAGAGCAATCATTTGAAGATGATAATGAAGAAAGCGCACAAGCAAATCAACAACAAAGAAAATCACATACTTCTGATCATTCTAAACGTGCACGTCATACAAATGGACGTTTAGTAATTGTAAAATTTGAAGATTTAGAATCAGTAATTGATTATGCTCATCACAGCAACCAACCTACTGACGACTTTGAAGATTTATTATATATGCTGAATAATGAATACTACTATGCTATTCACTTTGATGATAATGTAGGTGAAGAAGTAATTAACGACTTCTATAGTCAATTACTTGAATTTACACAACCAAGCGACAGATCAGAAGTGTACTTGAATGATTACGCTAAAATCATTATGAGCCATAATGTTACAGCTCAAGTTCGTCGTTTCTTTACTGACACTGAAGAAATTTAA
- the spxA gene encoding transcriptional regulator SpxA — protein sequence MVTLFTSPSCTSCRKAKAWLQEHDIPYTERNIFSEHLTIDEIKQILKMTEDGTDEIISTRSKTYQKLNVDIDSLPLQELYTIIQDNPGLLRRPIILDEKRLQVGYNEDEIRRFLPRKVRTFQLQEAQRMVDL from the coding sequence ATGGTAACACTATTCACATCACCAAGCTGCACATCTTGCCGTAAAGCGAAAGCATGGTTACAAGAACATGACATTCCGTATACGGAGCGTAACATTTTTTCAGAACATTTAACAATTGATGAAATTAAACAAATTTTAAAAATGACAGAAGACGGAACAGATGAGATTATCTCAACTCGTTCTAAAACATATCAAAAATTAAACGTCGATATCGACTCTTTACCATTGCAAGAATTATACACAATCATTCAAGATAATCCAGGATTATTACGTCGTCCAATTATCTTAGATGAAAAACGTTTGCAAGTTGGTTATAACGAAGACGAAATTCGTCGTTTCTTACCAAGAAAAGTGCGTACGTTCCAATTACAAGAAGCACAACGAATGGTGGACTTATAA
- the trpS gene encoding tryptophan--tRNA ligase yields METLFSGIQPSGIPTLGNYIGALKQFSEVQDDYNCFFCIVDQHAITVPQDRLKLRERTRQLAAIYLASGIDPEKSTLFIQSEVPAHVQAGWMLTTISSVGELERMTQFKDKSQKQTEGIPAGLLTYPPLMAADIVLYNTNIVPVGEDQKQHLELTRNLVDRFNSRYNDILIKPEVRMPKIGGRVMSLQDPTKKMSKSDDNAKNFISLLDNPNTAAKKIRSAVTDSDGIIKYDKDNKPGISNLLSIYSSLTDESIADLETRYEGEGYGKFKGDLAEVVKQFLTDFQERYESYYHSEKLDDILDLGRDKAIKASERTLEKMERAMGLGRKRRK; encoded by the coding sequence ATGGAAACTCTATTTTCAGGAATCCAACCAAGCGGAATTCCGACTTTAGGAAATTACATCGGTGCATTAAAACAATTCAGCGAAGTTCAAGATGACTATAATTGTTTCTTCTGCATCGTAGACCAACATGCGATTACAGTCCCTCAAGATAGACTTAAATTACGCGAACGTACGCGTCAATTAGCAGCAATTTATTTAGCTTCTGGTATTGATCCGGAAAAATCTACATTATTTATTCAATCTGAAGTTCCTGCACATGTTCAAGCAGGTTGGATGCTAACGACAATTTCTTCTGTTGGTGAATTAGAAAGAATGACACAATTTAAAGATAAGTCTCAAAAACAAACAGAAGGTATTCCAGCCGGGTTGTTGACTTACCCACCATTAATGGCAGCAGATATTGTGTTATATAATACAAATATTGTTCCTGTCGGTGAAGACCAAAAGCAACATTTAGAATTAACACGTAATTTAGTGGATCGTTTTAATAGCCGTTATAACGATATCCTAATCAAGCCAGAAGTACGCATGCCAAAAATAGGCGGACGTGTAATGAGCTTGCAAGATCCAACTAAAAAGATGAGTAAAAGTGATGACAATGCTAAAAACTTCATCTCTTTATTAGATAATCCAAATACAGCAGCTAAAAAAATCAGAAGTGCTGTAACAGACTCAGATGGAATTATTAAATATGATAAAGATAATAAACCAGGTATCAGTAATTTATTAAGTATCTACTCTAGCCTGACAGACGAATCTATTGCTGATTTAGAAACACGTTATGAAGGTGAAGGTTACGGTAAATTCAAAGGAGATCTAGCAGAAGTTGTTAAGCAATTCCTTACTGATTTCCAAGAACGCTACGAAAGCTATTATCACTCTGAAAAATTAGACGACATTTTAGATCTTGGACGCGACAAAGCTATCAAAGCTTCTGAACGTACTTTAGAAAAGATGGAACGTGCTATGGGATTAGGACGTAAACGCAGAAAATAA